TCGTAATAAGTAGAAAAGCTAAGGTCAATTTCAAATACACTACTTTTTAGACCATCGTGGTAATTGATTTTTCCGAGCCTGAAATAACTGTGGTCACGGTCAGTTCTGCCTGCACGATAGTACCTGTAAAAATCCTCATTGGATATGCTTTCCTTGTATTCGGATTTCAGAATTTTCAGTTGGTTTTCAAAATAACTTTGGTGTATTCTCCCTGCACTTACGGGGCAGGTAGTTTCAATGCGGAATACCTTATTGTAATAAATAAGTTTTCCTAAAATCTGCGGTTTGATTTTCTTGAAAAAATTGATTTCCTGCCGTTCGTCCTTAAATCCGGTCTGCAAGACTTTCATCTTTATAGTAAACAGCATTTCCTTTAAGAATAAGGTCATTTGGTAAGCCTCGTCCGCAGTTTGCATCATTTGAGAAGACAATTTGTCTTCCTGGTGCTGAATTTCAGATAATATTTTGCGCAACACGATTTCCATAGCTTAGTTTGTTAGAAGTTATCACTAATTGTTTCGGATTACATCTTTACTGATTTGCCAAAACTTGGAAATATTAATGAGACCATTATCACAGAGTGCCCCCATATTGGGGAAGATTTATTTCAAATCGCTCACTATTTGATAGATATAAAAACGTAAAAAGGGTTAAGCATCTTTCGACTTAACCCTTTTTTTATTAAATTTGCAGTAATGATTTACAAGGTAATCAGATGAAAGCGAGTGCAGTAAGCACCATTACTAAATCGTTACCGATAGTACTTTCGGTTCTTGTAAACTACTCTTTATTAGCTACTTTAAGCTATTTTAATCTTTTTTTCGAAAAAAATAAAATATCAGCGTCAATAATATTAGTAGAATGCCTATAAGCGTGAATGTCAGTCCGCCTCATGGCCGGCGGCTGGCCTAGTTCTTTCCCTGAAGCTGGAAAGAACCAAAGAGCCGTGGCGTATAAGCTTTGTCGCTCCATCTGAATAAATCTTTTTTTGTCGCAATCCGGATATGTGTGAATGTTATTGCTTCGTGAAGCTTTTGCAACACATTGGATTGCTTGGCAGTGGCGTA
This genomic interval from Pseudopedobacter saltans DSM 12145 contains the following:
- a CDS encoding RteC domain-containing protein, whose product is MEIVLRKILSEIQHQEDKLSSQMMQTADEAYQMTLFLKEMLFTIKMKVLQTGFKDERQEINFFKKIKPQILGKLIYYNKVFRIETTCPVSAGRIHQSYFENQLKILKSEYKESISNEDFYRYYRAGRTDRDHSYFRLGKINYHDGLKSSVFEIDLSFSTYYDNKVAHIIANELLYTFLLTKINPEKNPDTISINGDGNKDISWTNSQNALIELIYALYVSKSIAYGKIGIRKLALIFQILFRTPLNDIHHSFHRMKTRAGSRTVFLDQLKISLEEYMDKDL
- a CDS encoding LPXTG cell wall anchor domain-containing protein, whose amino-acid sequence is MTFTLIGILLILLTLIFYFFRKKD